Within the Opitutaceae bacterium TAV5 genome, the region GCCGGCCGCGACAAAGCCATCTACCCGGTCGACAGCAGCATCCGCTGGATCGGCACCCGCTACCTCGACCACGTCGAAAAACTCCACCGCGATCTCTATCCGGAATAAAAATTTCCCTCTCCCGGGATCTGGCTTGTTGAGTGTTCGGCGTCGGGCCGTCAACGTGCTCCGTTTTCACCTGTACAATCGAGCCCGACGCCACTTTCGCCGCCAACATGTCACCATCCTCGACCCGTGACCAGGTCCGGTCCGCCACACCCGCTGCCCATCCCGGCGTGGCGCGACCGCGTCGCTGGCCCGTCCTCCTCGTCCTTGCGGCGCTCCTTGTCATTGCGATGATCGTCTCCACCGGCATCGGTGCCGTCGAGATCAGCCCCCTGCAGGTCATCGCCATCCTGCTCCACAAGCTCGGCATTCCGGCGGAGACGCTCGCCGCGCTCCATCCGAAGCTCGCTTTCGCCGACCAGCAAGCCGCCGTGCTCCACGCCATCCGCCTGCCCCGCGTCGTCCTCGGCGTGCTCGTCGGCGCGGCCCTGGCCGTCTCCGGCGCGGCCCTGCAAGGCCTCTTCCGCAATCCCCTCGCCGACCCCGGCCTGCTCGGCGTCTCCAGCGGAGCCTCCCTGGCCGTCTCCGCCACCATCGTCCTCGGCTTCAGTTTTCTCGGCCTCTACACGCTCCCCGTCGCCGCTTTCGCCGGCAGCGTCGCCGCCATCAGCGTGATCTACACGCTGGCCCGCAAGGATGGCCGCACCAACGTCGCCACCATGCTGCTGGCCGGCATCGCCATCAACGCCCTCTGCGGCGCCGGCACCGGCCTGTTCACCTATTTTTCCGACGAGGAACAACTGCGCGCCATCACCTTCTGGCTCCTCGGCTCGCTCGGCGGCGCCACCTGGAAATCCGTCCTCAGCGCCACCCCTCCCATCCTCCTCTGCCTCTGCGTGATGCCCTTCCTCGCCAGCACGCTCAACGCCCTCCTCCTCGGCGAGGCCAACGCCCGCCACCTCGGCATCCCGGTCGAAGCCGCCAAGTGGATCATCGTCGCCATGGTCGCCCTCGGCGTCGGTTCCAGTGTCGCCATGACCGGCATGATCGGTTTCGTCGGCCTTGTCGTGCCTCACCTGATACGCCTCTGGCGCGGCCCCAACCACCGCCTCCTGCTCCCGGCCTCCGCCCTCCTCGGCGCGCTCCTGCTCGTCCTTGCCGACCTCGCCGCCCGCACCATTGTCAGCCCGCTGGAGCTGCCCATCGGCATCGTCACCTCCGCCATCGGCGCCCCCTTCTTCCTCTACCTCCTCCTCCGCAAAAAAAGCCTCGGCACGCCATGACCACCGCCTCCCATGTACTGAGCGCCCGCGGCCTCGCCTACACCGTGGACGCCGGCCGCAAGACGCTCCTCGCCGACGTGGACCTCACGCTTCGCCCCGGCGAATTCCACGCCATCATCGGCCGCAACGGGGCGGGCAAGAGCACGCTCCTCAAGCTCCTCACCGGCGAACTCCATCCGACCGCCGGCGAGATCGAGCTCTGGCAAATCCCGCTCGCCCGGCACCGCGCGCGCCACCTCGCCCGCCGTCGCGGCGTGCTCGCCCAGCACACCGAACTCCACTTCGACTACCGCGCGCTCGAAGTCGTGCTCCTCGGCCGGATACCGCATCAACGCAACCAGATCGAGACCGACGCCGACGTCGCCATTGCCCTCGACTGCCTGCACCGCGTCGGCCTCGCCGGTTACGAGGACCGCAACTACCTGACGCTCTCCGGCGGCGAGCAGCAGCGCGTCCACCTCGCCCGCGTGCTCGCCCAAGTCACACCCGGCGACGCCCATCCCGACGACGCCGCCTCGCCCGACCACCGCCCGCTGCTCTTTCTCGACGAACCCACCAGCAGCCTCGACCTGCATCACCAGAACCAGGTTCTGGAAATCGCCCGTTCCCTCACCCGCGACCGCGGCGCCGCCGTGCTCGCCGTCCTGCACGACCTCAACCTCGCCGCCCGCTATGCCGACACCATCACGCTTCTCACGGCTGGCCGCGTGACGGCCTGCGGCACGCCCGACGCCGTGCTCCGCGAGGACACCCTCCGCCACGCTTTCAGCCACGAAGTCCGCGTGCAGCGCCACCCCTGCTTCGACTGCCCGCTGGTCATCAGCGCGTGATCCGCGCAAGAGCGCCCGCCTGCCAGCCGACCTTCCTCCCTCTTCCCTCATCGACCGACCAATGAACTGGTTCCTCTGGGCTCTCCTCTCCGCCTTCTTCGCCGGCCTCACCGCCATCCTCGCCAAAGTCGGCGTGGCCGGCGTCAACTCGCACCTCGCCACCGCCATCCGCACCGTGGTCATCCTCGTCTTCGCCTGGGCCGTGGCCCTCGCCGCCGCGCCCGCGCCGGTCCGCGAACTCGCCACCCTCTCCCGCCGCACCTGGCTTTTTCTCGTTCTCTCCGGCCTCGCCACCGGCCTTTCCTGGCTTTGCTACTTCCGCGCCCTGCAACTCGGCGAAGCCTCGCGCGTCGCCCCCGTGGACAAACTCGGCGTCGTCTTCGCCATCGTCCTCGCCGCCGT harbors:
- a CDS encoding membrane protein; translation: MNWFLWALLSAFFAGLTAILAKVGVAGVNSHLATAIRTVVILVFAWAVALAAAPAPVRELATLSRRTWLFLVLSGLATGLSWLCYFRALQLGEASRVAPVDKLGVVFAIVLAAVFLRERLTWTHWTGGALILAGVLVIASKTN
- a CDS encoding hemin ABC transporter ATP-binding protein, translated to MTTASHVLSARGLAYTVDAGRKTLLADVDLTLRPGEFHAIIGRNGAGKSTLLKLLTGELHPTAGEIELWQIPLARHRARHLARRRGVLAQHTELHFDYRALEVVLLGRIPHQRNQIETDADVAIALDCLHRVGLAGYEDRNYLTLSGGEQQRVHLARVLAQVTPGDAHPDDAASPDHRPLLFLDEPTSSLDLHHQNQVLEIARSLTRDRGAAVLAVLHDLNLAARYADTITLLTAGRVTACGTPDAVLREDTLRHAFSHEVRVQRHPCFDCPLVISA
- a CDS encoding ABC transporter permease, translating into MSPSSTRDQVRSATPAAHPGVARPRRWPVLLVLAALLVIAMIVSTGIGAVEISPLQVIAILLHKLGIPAETLAALHPKLAFADQQAAVLHAIRLPRVVLGVLVGAALAVSGAALQGLFRNPLADPGLLGVSSGASLAVSATIVLGFSFLGLYTLPVAAFAGSVAAISVIYTLARKDGRTNVATMLLAGIAINALCGAGTGLFTYFSDEEQLRAITFWLLGSLGGATWKSVLSATPPILLCLCVMPFLASTLNALLLGEANARHLGIPVEAAKWIIVAMVALGVGSSVAMTGMIGFVGLVVPHLIRLWRGPNHRLLLPASALLGALLLVLADLAARTIVSPLELPIGIVTSAIGAPFFLYLLLRKKSLGTP